A genome region from Methylorubrum populi includes the following:
- a CDS encoding DUF971 domain-containing protein, whose amino-acid sequence MSERWPTEIRLSGDKRILTVAFDGGSRFELPAEYLRVSSPSAEVQGHSPAERKVLGGKREVAILSVEPVGNYAVKLFFDDMHDTGIYGWDYLFDLGREYRNRWSTYLRELEERGLSRDRAASAPAKAAHSHGGCGSGSCGCH is encoded by the coding sequence ATGAGCGAGCGCTGGCCCACCGAAATCCGTCTGTCCGGCGACAAGCGCATTCTCACGGTCGCCTTCGACGGTGGCAGCCGGTTCGAACTGCCCGCCGAATACTTGCGCGTGTCGAGCCCCTCGGCCGAGGTCCAGGGCCATTCGCCGGCCGAGCGCAAGGTGCTGGGCGGCAAGCGCGAGGTGGCGATCCTGTCGGTGGAGCCGGTCGGCAACTATGCCGTGAAGCTGTTCTTCGACGACATGCACGACACCGGGATCTATGGCTGGGACTATCTGTTCGATCTCGGCCGCGAGTACCGCAACCGTTGGTCGACCTATCTGCGGGAGCTGGAGGAGCGCGGCCTCTCCCGGGACCGTGCCGCGAGCGCACCCGCCAAGGCGGCCCACAGCCACGGCGGATGCGGCAGCGGAAGCTGCGGCTGCCACTGA
- a CDS encoding phosphatidylcholine/phosphatidylserine synthase, whose translation MDDLFPPFAPDANDRPRRFRPVPFRMIAPNMITLLALCLGLTAIRLAFEGRFEPAVIAVIVAAVLDGIDGRVARLLKGTSRFGAELDSLADFVNFGCAPALILYSFTLHNLKSVGWIVALVFAIAMCLRLARFNAMLDDPNRPEWKKDYFVGMPAPAGAITGMLPLYLHFLGLPFDHWGTPVILAYVLAIALLVVSTVPTFSGKTWGKRVPRDLVVPIFLVVVVGFGLVISFPFEAMAAVSVGYLAAIPFGAVQYRKRVKQDAAGEGAETTAAPKA comes from the coding sequence ATGGACGATCTCTTCCCGCCCTTCGCGCCCGACGCGAACGACCGGCCGCGCCGGTTCCGGCCGGTGCCGTTCCGGATGATCGCGCCGAACATGATCACCCTGCTCGCGCTCTGCCTCGGGCTGACCGCGATCCGGCTCGCCTTCGAGGGGCGGTTCGAGCCGGCGGTGATCGCGGTGATCGTCGCCGCCGTCCTCGACGGGATCGACGGCCGGGTGGCGCGCCTGCTGAAAGGAACCTCGCGCTTCGGCGCCGAACTCGATTCGCTGGCCGACTTCGTCAATTTCGGCTGCGCCCCGGCGCTGATCCTCTACAGCTTCACCCTGCACAACCTGAAATCCGTCGGCTGGATCGTGGCGCTGGTCTTCGCCATCGCCATGTGCCTGCGGCTCGCGCGCTTCAACGCCATGCTCGACGACCCCAACCGGCCGGAGTGGAAGAAGGACTACTTCGTCGGCATGCCGGCCCCGGCGGGCGCCATCACCGGCATGCTGCCGCTCTATCTCCACTTCCTCGGCCTGCCCTTCGACCACTGGGGCACGCCGGTGATCCTGGCCTACGTGCTGGCCATCGCGCTGCTCGTCGTCTCCACCGTGCCGACCTTCTCGGGCAAGACCTGGGGCAAGCGGGTGCCGCGCGATCTCGTGGTGCCGATCTTCCTCGTCGTCGTGGTCGGCTTCGGCCTCGTCATCAGCTTCCCGTTCGAGGCGATGGCGGCGGTGAGCGTCGGCTATCTCGCGGCGATCCCCTTCGGCGCCGTGCAGTACCGCAAGCGGGTGAAGCAGGACGCGGCGGGCGAGGGCGCGGAGACCACGGCCGCTCCGAAGGCGTAG
- the serB gene encoding phosphoserine phosphatase SerB produces the protein MTLVATLIANPARPAITDAVLAEARRVTRTEHQPRILHGEVAAELLVPGGPETAPALTEALRAALGAEPIDVAVLADDQRRRKRLFLADMDSTMIEQECIDELAAVVGIKEPVAAITERAMRGEIAFEPALRERVGLLKGLPVNVIDGLIRDVIRLTPGGRTLVATMRAHGAYTCLVSGGFTLFTGPIGARLGFDETRANRLDVADGELTGRVIEPIVGAEAKRASLLELRDRLGLNAAETLAVGDGANDLPMLNESGLGVAFRAKPKVAQAARARIEHGDLTALLYLQGFSAAEFAA, from the coding sequence ATGACACTCGTCGCCACGCTGATAGCAAACCCGGCCCGGCCCGCCATCACCGATGCGGTGCTCGCCGAGGCGAGACGGGTGACGCGGACGGAGCATCAGCCGCGGATCCTGCACGGCGAGGTGGCCGCCGAACTGCTAGTGCCGGGCGGGCCGGAGACGGCGCCGGCCCTCACCGAGGCCCTGCGCGCGGCGCTCGGAGCCGAGCCGATCGACGTGGCGGTGCTCGCCGACGACCAGCGCCGCCGCAAGCGGCTGTTCCTCGCCGACATGGACTCGACCATGATCGAGCAGGAATGCATCGACGAACTCGCCGCCGTCGTCGGCATCAAGGAGCCTGTCGCCGCGATCACCGAGCGGGCCATGCGCGGCGAGATCGCCTTCGAGCCGGCCCTGCGGGAGCGGGTCGGTCTGCTGAAGGGGCTTCCCGTCAACGTGATCGACGGCCTGATCCGCGACGTGATCCGCCTGACGCCGGGCGGGCGCACCCTCGTCGCGACGATGCGGGCGCACGGCGCCTACACCTGTCTCGTCTCGGGGGGCTTCACCCTGTTCACCGGCCCGATCGGTGCGCGGCTCGGCTTCGACGAAACCCGCGCCAACCGCCTCGACGTGGCGGATGGGGAACTGACGGGGCGGGTGATCGAGCCGATCGTCGGGGCGGAGGCCAAGCGGGCGAGCCTGCTCGAATTGCGCGACCGGCTCGGCCTGAATGCGGCCGAGACGCTGGCCGTCGGTGACGGCGCGAACGATCTGCCGATGCTCAACGAATCCGGCCTCGGCGTCGCCTTCCGCGCCAAGCCGAAGGTGGCGCAGGCCGCCCGCGCGCGCATCGAGCACGGCGATCTCACCGCGCTGCTCTACCTGCAAGGGTTTTCGGCGGCAGAGTTCGCGGCGTAA
- the miaA gene encoding tRNA (adenosine(37)-N6)-dimethylallyltransferase MiaA, giving the protein MRGPDGLEAERPAAILIAGPTASGKSALALRIARAFGGTVINTDSMQVYADLHVLSARPTREEEARAPHRLYGSIDGAVNFSVGHFQRHVAALLSNLPTGSLPVFVGGTGLYFRGLDEGISDLPEVPNLVRQRIRAQAEGQPTEGLHAVLALRDPESAERLRPSDRMRVMRALEIFEATGRSIGSYHEARLPGPLGGKPLLKIFLAPERETLRRRIDARFVAMMETGALDEVAALRERRLDPLLPVMRAHGVPGLIAHLDGAISREEAIRRGQGDTRRYAKRQFTWFRHQMGEAWLWTTPEAAWSLAEGRLSAPAGR; this is encoded by the coding sequence GTGCGGGGTCCGGACGGGCTGGAAGCGGAGCGCCCGGCCGCAATCCTCATCGCAGGGCCCACCGCCTCGGGCAAGTCGGCGCTGGCCCTTCGGATCGCCCGGGCCTTCGGCGGCACGGTGATCAACACCGATTCGATGCAGGTCTATGCCGATCTGCACGTGCTCTCGGCCCGGCCCACCCGCGAGGAGGAAGCCCGCGCACCGCACCGGCTCTACGGCAGCATCGACGGCGCCGTGAATTTTTCCGTGGGTCACTTCCAGCGGCACGTCGCTGCGCTGCTCTCAAACCTCCCGACTGGAAGCCTGCCGGTCTTCGTCGGGGGCACCGGCCTCTATTTCCGCGGCCTCGACGAGGGCATTTCGGACCTGCCCGAGGTGCCTAACCTCGTCCGGCAGAGAATCCGGGCGCAAGCGGAGGGGCAGCCGACCGAGGGGCTTCACGCCGTGCTGGCGCTGCGCGATCCGGAAAGTGCCGAGCGGCTGCGGCCCTCGGACCGGATGCGGGTGATGCGGGCACTCGAAATCTTCGAGGCGACCGGCCGCTCGATCGGCTCCTATCACGAGGCCCGCCTGCCCGGCCCGCTTGGCGGCAAGCCGCTCCTGAAGATCTTCCTCGCTCCCGAGCGCGAGACCCTGCGCCGTCGCATCGACGCCCGCTTCGTCGCGATGATGGAGACCGGCGCCCTCGACGAGGTCGCCGCGCTCCGGGAACGACGTCTCGATCCGCTGCTGCCGGTGATGCGCGCCCACGGCGTACCGGGGCTGATCGCCCATCTCGACGGTGCCATCTCCCGGGAGGAGGCGATCCGGCGGGGCCAGGGCGATACCCGCCGCTACGCCAAGCGGCAGTTCACCTGGTTCCGCCACCAGATGGGCGAGGCGTGGCTCTGGACCACGCCGGAGGCCGCGTGGTCGCTGGCGGAAGGCCGCCTCAGCGCTCCAGCCGGGCGATGA
- the nadC gene encoding carboxylating nicotinate-nucleotide diphosphorylase: protein MPDDILLPLPRLLVEPAVRAALLEDLGRAGDITTDAIVPAGRRMEAVIASRQDGVIAGTDAAAIAFALIDPSLSVSVERGDGSRVAPGDTVIRLSGPARAVLTAERVALNLLCRLSGVATATASLVEAARPHGKARIVCTRKTTPGLRALEKHAVRAGGGSNHRFGLDDAVLIKDNHVAVAGGIIPAIERARAGTGHLVKIEVEVDTLAQLEEALSVGADAVLLDNMRPDTLRQAVAMVDGRAVTEASGRIDRDTVGAVAASGVDLISVGWITHSSAIVDLGLDAA, encoded by the coding sequence ATGCCTGACGATATCCTGCTGCCGTTGCCGCGGCTCCTCGTCGAGCCGGCGGTGCGGGCCGCGCTCCTGGAAGATCTCGGCCGGGCCGGCGACATCACCACCGATGCCATCGTACCCGCCGGGAGGCGGATGGAGGCGGTGATCGCCTCCCGCCAGGACGGCGTGATCGCCGGCACGGATGCCGCGGCCATCGCCTTCGCGTTGATCGATCCGAGCCTGTCGGTCTCGGTCGAGCGGGGCGACGGCAGCCGCGTCGCTCCGGGCGACACGGTGATCCGTCTCTCGGGCCCGGCCCGGGCCGTACTCACCGCGGAGCGCGTCGCCCTCAATCTGCTCTGCCGCCTCAGCGGCGTCGCCACGGCCACGGCTTCGCTGGTCGAGGCGGCCCGGCCGCACGGCAAGGCGCGGATCGTCTGCACCCGCAAGACCACGCCGGGCCTGCGGGCGCTGGAGAAGCACGCCGTGCGCGCGGGCGGCGGCTCGAATCACCGTTTCGGCCTCGACGACGCGGTGCTGATCAAGGACAACCACGTCGCGGTCGCGGGCGGCATCATCCCGGCGATCGAGCGGGCGCGGGCGGGGACCGGTCACCTCGTGAAGATCGAGGTCGAGGTCGATACCCTGGCGCAGCTCGAAGAGGCGCTCTCGGTCGGTGCCGACGCGGTGCTCCTCGACAACATGAGACCCGACACCCTGCGGCAGGCCGTGGCGATGGTCGATGGCCGCGCCGTCACCGAAGCCTCGGGCCGGATCGACCGCGATACGGTCGGTGCCGTCGCGGCGTCCGGCGTCGATCTGATCTCGGTCGGCTGGATCACCCACAGCTCCGCGATCGTCGATCTCGGCCTCGACGCGGCCTGA
- a CDS encoding L,D-transpeptidase — protein sequence MRRFVIALGGLACATVALASPAAAYEIDPLTRQPLTDVLTVRVRPQNVVPTANAVLPADIPGSPAAADPLASTVPQMTAIPRETVPYSGPYAPGTIIVSTTERRLYLIQPGGEALRYGVGVGRPGFTWGGTQTVTMKREWPDWRPPSEMLRRRPDLPRYMKGGIENPLGARAMYLGNTIYRIHGSNEPETIGTAVSSGCIRMTNEDVTDLYGRVKVGARVVVQR from the coding sequence ATGCGCCGTTTCGTCATTGCCCTGGGCGGGCTCGCCTGCGCGACGGTCGCGCTCGCAAGCCCCGCCGCCGCCTATGAGATCGACCCGCTCACCCGCCAGCCGCTGACCGACGTCCTGACGGTGCGCGTGCGCCCGCAGAACGTGGTGCCGACCGCCAACGCCGTCCTGCCGGCGGACATCCCGGGCTCGCCGGCCGCTGCCGACCCGCTGGCCTCGACAGTGCCGCAGATGACCGCGATCCCGCGCGAGACGGTGCCGTATTCCGGCCCCTACGCACCGGGCACCATCATCGTCTCGACCACCGAGCGCCGTCTCTACCTGATCCAGCCCGGCGGCGAGGCCTTGCGCTACGGCGTCGGCGTCGGCCGTCCCGGCTTCACCTGGGGCGGCACCCAGACCGTCACCATGAAGCGCGAATGGCCGGATTGGCGCCCGCCGTCCGAGATGCTGCGCCGCCGCCCGGACCTGCCGCGCTACATGAAGGGCGGCATCGAGAACCCGCTCGGTGCGCGCGCCATGTATCTCGGCAATACGATCTACCGCATCCACGGCTCCAACGAGCCGGAGACGATCGGCACCGCGGTCTCCTCGGGCTGCATCCGCATGACCAACGAGGACGTCACCGATCTCTACGGCCGCGTGAAGGTCGGCGCCCGGGTCGTCGTCCAGCGCTGA
- the nadA gene encoding quinolinate synthase NadA has protein sequence MSQAGSALREPAGRALPLPEIYARVSRHVPAIEWPALAPDVEAILRLKRERNAVVLAHNYQAPEIFHTVADIVGDSLALAREAARVDADVIVLAGVHFMAETAKLLNPEKTVLMPDMGAGCSLADSITAADVRALRAKYPGVPVVTYVNTSAAVKAESDVCCTSGNAADVVRSLGVPRVLMIPDEFLARNVQQQVPEVEMLTWAGHCEVHERFTPADIADVRDSYPGITVIAHPECPPEVVEASDFSGSTAMMMNYVTERRPSQVVLVTECSMADNIAVANPDIEFIKPCNLCPHMKRISLANIRHALETMTHEITVEEGLAERARRAVERMLAVKPTQTVSPRQAA, from the coding sequence ATGTCCCAGGCAGGATCCGCCCTTCGCGAGCCGGCCGGCCGGGCCCTTCCGCTGCCCGAGATCTACGCCCGCGTGAGCCGTCACGTGCCCGCCATCGAGTGGCCGGCGCTGGCGCCCGACGTGGAGGCGATCCTGCGCCTGAAACGCGAGCGCAACGCGGTGGTTCTCGCCCACAACTATCAGGCGCCCGAGATCTTCCACACGGTGGCGGACATCGTCGGCGACAGCCTCGCCCTGGCGCGCGAGGCGGCGCGGGTGGACGCCGACGTGATCGTGCTGGCCGGCGTGCACTTCATGGCGGAGACCGCCAAGCTGCTGAACCCCGAGAAGACCGTGCTGATGCCCGATATGGGCGCCGGCTGCTCGCTCGCCGATTCGATCACCGCCGCCGACGTGCGGGCCCTGCGTGCCAAGTATCCGGGCGTGCCGGTGGTGACCTACGTCAACACCTCCGCTGCGGTGAAGGCGGAATCCGACGTGTGCTGCACGTCGGGCAACGCCGCCGACGTGGTGCGCTCGCTCGGGGTGCCGCGGGTGCTGATGATCCCGGACGAGTTCCTGGCCCGCAACGTCCAGCAACAGGTGCCCGAGGTCGAGATGCTGACCTGGGCCGGGCATTGCGAGGTGCACGAGCGCTTCACCCCGGCCGACATCGCCGACGTGCGCGACAGCTATCCCGGCATCACCGTGATCGCCCACCCGGAATGCCCGCCGGAGGTGGTCGAGGCGTCGGACTTCTCCGGCTCGACGGCGATGATGATGAACTACGTCACCGAGAGGCGGCCCTCTCAGGTCGTTCTGGTGACCGAGTGCTCGATGGCCGACAACATCGCGGTCGCCAATCCCGACATCGAGTTCATCAAGCCCTGCAACCTGTGCCCGCACATGAAGCGGATCAGCCTCGCCAACATCCGCCACGCCCTCGAGACGATGACGCACGAGATCACCGTCGAGGAAGGGTTGGCCGAGCGGGCGCGGCGCGCGGTCGAGCGGATGCTCGCGGTCAAGCCGACCCAGACCGTCTCACCCAGACAGGCCGCCTGA
- a CDS encoding IS110 family transposase translates to MVASPAHTAPASPCFLGADVSKDWVDLADTRGRTARIDNTVAALTAALSKPHWRACANLVCEATGGYEWPLIEAATALGLPIRRIHPGRARAFARAQARLAKTDRIDAAVLAALAAFTVDEVAPPLPSPAQRALAELMTRLGQLKDQRQAEQCRAERTESTIVRASITASLALLDGQIAAIGAALDEAIAADAELARTAALLRTCKGVGPVACRALLAWLPELGRLNRRTVAALVGVAPITCHSGSSIRSASITGGRKALRDVMFMAALTASRHNPVFRRLYERLRQAGKPHKLALIAVVRKLVTTLNAMVRAGKTFQTA, encoded by the coding sequence ATGGTAGCCTCGCCAGCCCACACCGCGCCAGCCTCCCCTTGCTTTCTCGGCGCCGATGTCTCGAAGGATTGGGTCGATCTGGCCGACACGCGCGGACGCACCGCCCGCATCGACAACACGGTCGCGGCCCTGACGGCCGCCTTGTCCAAGCCGCACTGGCGCGCCTGCGCCAACCTCGTGTGCGAAGCCACCGGCGGCTACGAGTGGCCGCTGATCGAAGCCGCCACGGCGCTGGGGCTGCCGATCCGCCGGATCCATCCCGGCCGCGCCCGGGCATTCGCCCGCGCCCAGGCGCGGCTGGCCAAGACCGATCGGATCGACGCCGCCGTCCTGGCCGCCTTGGCGGCCTTTACCGTGGACGAAGTCGCCCCGCCGCTGCCGAGCCCGGCTCAGCGCGCGCTCGCCGAACTGATGACCCGGCTCGGCCAGCTCAAGGATCAGCGACAGGCCGAGCAGTGCCGGGCCGAACGCACCGAGAGCACGATCGTGCGCGCCTCGATCACCGCCAGCCTCGCCCTGCTCGACGGCCAGATCGCCGCGATCGGCGCGGCCTTGGACGAAGCCATCGCCGCCGATGCCGAACTGGCTCGCACCGCCGCCCTGTTGCGCACGTGCAAGGGCGTCGGACCCGTGGCCTGTCGTGCCCTGCTGGCGTGGCTGCCGGAACTCGGCCGCCTGAACCGGCGCACGGTCGCGGCTCTGGTCGGCGTGGCGCCCATCACCTGCCACAGCGGCTCCTCGATCCGCTCGGCCAGCATCACCGGCGGACGCAAAGCCTTGCGCGACGTGATGTTCATGGCCGCCCTGACCGCCAGCCGCCACAACCCCGTCTTCCGCCGCCTCTACGAGCGCCTGCGCCAAGCCGGCAAGCCCCACAAACTCGCCCTCATCGCCGTCGTGCGAAAGCTCGTCACCACCCTCAACGCCATGGTCCGCGCCGGAAAGACCTTCCAGACCGCTTGA
- a CDS encoding L-aspartate oxidase: MSVFARSPADRVIVVGAGVAGLATALRLAPRPVTLVTAAPLGTGTATGWAQGGIAAAMGADDAPRLHAADTEAAGAGLTEPGVALRIAEAGPGLIDWLVALGTGFDREVDGALALGLEAAHSRRRIVRARGDSTGRTVLEALARAVRATASIEILVASLHGLMQDADGSVRGVVCERDGAAFRLPARAVVLATGGLGALYASTTNPRGALGRGLLAAARAGATLRDLEFVQFHPTAIAAGRDPMPLATEALRGEGAVLIDERGEPVMAGIEGGDLAPRDIVARGIFQALSRGRTVSLDARGSLGARMPERFPTVAALCAEAGIDPAVQPIPVRPAAHYHMGGVLVDEAGRSSVPGLWACGEVASTGLHGANRLASNSLLEALAFAPRIAESIGGAPAPISADRPAPLPEMRPQDAKTLGEVRGIMEACVGVVRDAAGLARAVSGLADLSATGCDAAATGLMIARAALDRRESRGAHWRSDFPGQHSARHAVTTLAVQGGPAALQELTDA, encoded by the coding sequence ATGAGCGTCTTCGCCCGCAGCCCCGCCGACCGGGTGATCGTGGTCGGCGCCGGGGTGGCCGGTCTCGCCACCGCCCTGCGGCTCGCCCCCCGTCCCGTCACCCTCGTCACCGCGGCACCGCTCGGAACCGGCACCGCCACGGGCTGGGCCCAGGGCGGCATCGCCGCCGCCATGGGTGCCGACGACGCGCCGCGCCTGCATGCCGCCGATACGGAGGCCGCCGGCGCCGGGCTGACCGAGCCGGGCGTGGCCCTGCGCATCGCCGAGGCCGGCCCCGGCCTGATCGATTGGCTCGTCGCCCTCGGCACGGGCTTCGACCGCGAGGTGGACGGCGCGCTGGCGCTCGGCCTGGAGGCCGCCCACAGCCGCCGCCGCATCGTGCGGGCGCGGGGCGACTCGACGGGGCGCACCGTGCTCGAAGCTCTGGCCCGCGCGGTTCGGGCGACGGCCTCCATCGAGATTCTCGTCGCGAGCCTGCATGGGCTGATGCAGGACGCCGACGGCAGCGTGCGCGGCGTCGTGTGCGAGCGGGACGGCGCGGCCTTCCGCCTGCCGGCACGGGCCGTGGTGCTCGCGACCGGCGGCCTCGGGGCGCTCTACGCCTCGACCACGAACCCGCGCGGTGCGCTCGGCCGCGGCCTGCTCGCCGCGGCGCGGGCGGGGGCAACCCTGCGCGACCTCGAATTCGTGCAGTTCCACCCGACCGCCATCGCCGCCGGCCGCGATCCGATGCCGCTGGCCACCGAGGCCCTGCGGGGCGAGGGCGCCGTCCTGATCGACGAGCGCGGCGAGCCCGTCATGGCCGGAATCGAAGGCGGCGATCTCGCGCCCAGGGACATCGTGGCCCGCGGCATCTTCCAGGCGCTCAGCCGCGGCCGCACCGTCTCTCTCGACGCGCGCGGCAGCCTCGGCGCCCGCATGCCCGAGCGCTTCCCGACCGTGGCGGCGCTCTGTGCGGAGGCCGGCATCGACCCGGCCGTCCAACCGATCCCGGTTCGCCCGGCGGCGCACTATCACATGGGCGGCGTCCTCGTGGACGAGGCCGGCCGCAGCAGCGTCCCGGGTCTGTGGGCCTGCGGCGAGGTCGCCTCCACCGGTCTGCACGGCGCCAACCGGCTCGCGAGCAACTCGCTCCTCGAAGCGCTCGCCTTCGCCCCCCGCATCGCCGAGTCGATCGGGGGTGCGCCGGCACCCATCTCCGCGGATCGTCCCGCGCCGCTGCCCGAGATGCGCCCGCAGGACGCGAAAACCTTGGGCGAGGTGCGCGGGATCATGGAGGCGTGCGTCGGCGTCGTGCGCGACGCGGCGGGACTGGCGCGGGCCGTCTCCGGCCTCGCGGACCTGTCGGCGACCGGCTGCGATGCCGCGGCCACCGGCCTGATGATCGCCCGCGCCGCCCTCGACCGGCGCGAGAGCCGCGGTGCGCACTGGCGCAGCGACTTCCCGGGCCAGCATTCGGCCCGCCACGCCGTGACCACCCTCGCTGTCCAGGGCGGTCCCGCTGCCCTTCAGGAACTCACCGATGCCTGA
- a CDS encoding NAD(P)-dependent oxidoreductase — translation MAKVAFLGLGVMGSPMAGHLAKKGHAVTVFNRTGAKSEAWVAANGGRAAATPRETAAGCEIVFACVGNDDDLRSVVLGKDGAFAGMEKGAVFVDHTTASAEVARELSAAADAAGLHFVDAPVSGGQAGAENGVLTVMCGGDEATYARVEPAIMAYAKSCRLLGPSGSGQLTKMVNQIAIAGLVQGLSEAIHFAKRAGLDVEAVLDVISKGAAGSWQMENRGRTMNADQFDFGFAVEWMRKDLGILLAESRRNGARLPVTALVDQFYAEVEAMGGKRWDTSSLIARLER, via the coding sequence ATGGCCAAAGTCGCGTTCCTGGGCCTCGGCGTGATGGGCTCGCCGATGGCGGGACATCTCGCGAAGAAGGGCCACGCCGTCACCGTCTTCAACCGCACCGGGGCCAAGTCCGAGGCCTGGGTCGCCGCGAATGGCGGCCGGGCCGCGGCGACGCCGCGTGAGACGGCGGCCGGATGCGAGATCGTGTTCGCCTGCGTCGGCAACGACGACGACCTGCGCTCCGTCGTGCTCGGCAAGGACGGCGCCTTCGCCGGCATGGAGAAGGGCGCGGTCTTCGTCGATCACACCACCGCCTCGGCCGAAGTCGCCCGGGAACTGTCCGCGGCGGCGGATGCGGCGGGCCTGCACTTCGTCGACGCCCCGGTCTCCGGCGGTCAGGCGGGCGCGGAGAACGGCGTGCTCACCGTGATGTGCGGCGGTGACGAGGCGACCTATGCGAGGGTCGAGCCGGCAATCATGGCCTACGCCAAGTCCTGCCGCCTGCTCGGGCCCTCGGGCTCCGGCCAGCTCACCAAGATGGTCAACCAGATCGCCATCGCCGGGCTGGTGCAGGGGCTGTCCGAGGCGATCCACTTCGCCAAGCGCGCCGGCCTCGACGTGGAGGCGGTGCTGGACGTGATCTCGAAGGGTGCGGCCGGCTCCTGGCAGATGGAGAACCGCGGCCGGACGATGAACGCCGACCAGTTCGATTTCGGCTTCGCGGTCGAGTGGATGCGCAAGGATCTCGGCATCCTGCTCGCCGAGTCGCGCCGCAACGGCGCCCGCCTGCCGGTGACGGCGCTGGTCGATCAGTTCTACGCCGAGGTCGAGGCCATGGGCGGCAAGCGCTGGGACACCTCCTCCCTCATCGCCCGGCTGGAGCGCTGA
- the moaA gene encoding GTP 3',8-cyclase MoaA, producing the protein MWGPAEDAPAPVRPAPLIDPFQRAITYLRISVTDRCDFRCAYCMAEDMQFLPKRDLLTLEELDRLCGVFIDRGVRKLRITGGEPLVRRDIMHLFRRLSRHLRSGALDELTLTTNGSQLTRFAPELAELGVRRINVSLDTLDPQKFRAITRRGDLSVVLAGIDAARAAGIKVKINAVALKGVNEDEIAGMIAWAHGLGMDMTLIEVMPLGEIEGDRTDQFLPLSVARERLERRYTLTPLPDRTGGPARYVRVEETGGRLGFITPLTHNFCESCNRVRLTCTGKLYMCLGQEDAADLRAALRASPEDALVTQAVAEAISRKPKGHDFVIERARPAAVPRHMSVTGG; encoded by the coding sequence ATGTGGGGTCCCGCCGAAGACGCTCCCGCGCCCGTGCGCCCGGCGCCGTTGATCGACCCGTTCCAGCGGGCGATCACGTATCTTCGCATCTCGGTCACGGATCGCTGCGATTTCCGCTGCGCCTATTGCATGGCCGAGGACATGCAGTTCCTGCCCAAGCGCGATCTGCTGACGCTCGAAGAGCTCGACCGGCTCTGCGGCGTGTTCATCGATCGCGGCGTGCGGAAGTTGCGCATCACCGGCGGCGAGCCGCTGGTGCGCCGAGACATCATGCACCTGTTCCGCCGGCTCTCCCGCCATCTGAGGAGCGGCGCGCTGGACGAACTGACGCTGACGACCAACGGCTCGCAGCTCACCCGTTTCGCGCCCGAACTCGCCGAACTCGGCGTGCGCCGGATCAACGTCTCCCTCGACACGCTGGACCCGCAGAAGTTCAGGGCGATCACCCGGCGCGGCGACCTGTCGGTGGTGCTGGCCGGGATCGACGCGGCCCGGGCCGCCGGGATCAAGGTCAAGATCAACGCGGTGGCGCTGAAGGGCGTCAACGAGGACGAGATCGCCGGCATGATCGCCTGGGCCCACGGGCTCGGCATGGACATGACGCTGATCGAGGTGATGCCCCTCGGCGAGATCGAGGGCGACCGCACCGACCAGTTCCTGCCGCTCTCGGTCGCTCGTGAGCGCCTGGAGCGGCGCTACACCCTGACGCCGCTGCCCGACCGCACCGGCGGCCCGGCCCGCTACGTCCGTGTCGAGGAGACCGGCGGGCGGCTCGGCTTCATCACCCCGCTGACGCATAATTTCTGCGAGAGCTGCAACCGGGTGCGCCTGACCTGTACCGGCAAGCTCTACATGTGTCTCGGCCAGGAGGACGCGGCGGATCTGCGTGCGGCCCTGCGCGCCTCCCCCGAGGATGCGCTGGTGACGCAGGCCGTGGCCGAGGCGATCTCCCGCAAGCCGAAGGGCCACGATTTCGTCATCGAGCGGGCGCGTCCGGCGGCGGTGCCGCGGCACATGAGCGTGACCGGCGGCTGA